GTTTCAAAAAATCATCGCGGAGCAGGAGACGATACCCGACTATCTGATTCCCGTTCCCCTCTCGACCGGCCGTCTCCGGAGACGAAGCTACAATCAGAGCGTGGAGCTGGCCAGGCACATTTCCCGTCAGACCGGCATTCCTGTCTTGATCCATTCGCTCCAAAAAATCCGCGACACGGTGCCACAAACGGAACTCCCGCGCGAAGAGCGGATCAAAAACCTGAAGGGAGCGTTTGCGTGGAAAGACAAAAAAACTCTTCTTAAAGGCAAAAATGTTTTGCTCGTTGACGACGTGTTTACCACCGGAAGCACGTTAATGGCCTGTGCGTCAGTTCTCAAATCCCAAAAACCGGCCGACATTGGGGCGATGACGATCGCCTTTAATCTGCCCAAATAATCGGCAGTTGACTCAAGTCGGGGCAGTCCCAAGGCCGTTTCCTGGGGATAAGTCAAATAACTATTTGTAATCATTAATTTTTAATCATTTTGTAGGTGGCATTTCTTTTGCTGGGACCAAGAGATCTTGGAGATTTCATTTTTCAGAGGGAGGTAGGCCCATGTTTTTTCGCATCAACAAGAAAAGGGTTGCGGAGGCCCTTGAAATTCTGCTAGCCATCCTCGGCCAGCGCTGATCTTAAGGGGGTCGGCAGTTCCACTAAGAGTCTTCTTATTCAATCATGGGTGATTCGGTTTCCGCTTCTGCAGGGGCCGATGTCAGCGGCTCGGTGCATCTTCAAACCGAAGAAGATGCGCTACAGTTTCCGGTTTCCGGCATGGGATATGCGCACGTTGTTCTCCGCACCCCTCCGGACGATAATCGGGAGTTCGATCTTTCGGCCAACGCCAAAGTCATGGTGTGGGGGGGAACCGCGGATGATCCGTCGACCATTCTTGCCCTGGATGCCGAACGGTGGTACGTCTATGCGCTTCGTCTGAATGTTGTCCCCAATCATTTCGGCATCACCCACCTCAATGTGGCGGCCCGGTCAAAGACCCTTGACCTCGCGGTCTTGGCGGGAGTCAAGCCGCAGGAAGACGGCAGTCTTGGTGCTGTCGACGAGGACGGTTCCATTCCTTTTTTCCATGCCCCGCTTCCCTACAATTTCAATGGGACGACATTGACGCTGGGAGACTACACATGGGCGGCTCCGACGCTCCGTTACAGCGGCTTCGATAATTCCAGCTGGGCCAACATTTATACCGGGAAAATCGGTCCGATGGTTGGAGCCGAATGGGCCCCAAATTTTGGGCTGGTTATTTTGTTTCAGGCGGGTCCCGACGGAGGATTCCAGCCGTCCGGTTCGTGGGTTAAAACAGGTCATATCAGCTACTCCCACGAATGGTCGGATGGTGTTGCCACTTCGGCCGCCGTCCATGCCAGTAGCCTGAATCCCGCAGAGGCAACCAATCAATTTGACGACACAGTAAGCCCCACCAATGGTGCCGGCGTGTTTATCGGACAAACGGCCGGCCCTTTAACTCTTGGGGGCGGATACTCCTTGAAAAAGCAGAGCCTTGAAGGGGAAGGGATTTCGAGTCTTTCCCGGTACGACAGCGCCAATTTTGGCGCCAGCTATCAATTTGAAGGCCCCATCCCGGTTGTTTGGACCGGTGCGGTCATGCTTCTTTATTTTAAAGAAGAGACCGATGCCTTTGTCGATACCCTGGAAAAGACGCACGAGGTTGCGGTGGAACCCGCCAATTTTACCATCGGATTCGCCCCGGGCTGGGCCCTCACCTTGGGCGGCGCCTTTGTCCGGACCGACCCCGACAGTCAGACAAGCACCGAGGTCTTCGGACCGGAAATGATTGTCTATGGGGTTTTAACCTTCAACGTTCCAACGAGAAATTAAGGCAGACAAAATGGCCAATTTCCTTATGAGAAAAGTCGTGATTTTTTTTCTGGTTATCTCCCCTCTGGCCGGCTTTGTCTCCTGCGGCAACGATGCTACGGCCGAATCGGACCAGCAGGATCCGGACGAAGGAGAGGGGGATGGCGGAGGGGGAGGCTCCGATGAAGACCCGTCGATCGACGAAGAGGAGCCATCCGGTTCCGACACCGATGATGGAATCACCGGTGACGATGAAGATGTCGATATTGAAACGCCGGATATTGATGAAGGGGATGATGAGGGGGGGGAAGAAGAAGTGGTGACAGTCTCCCCTGAAATTGTCTCCTTTGAGGCCGGCGAAGAGTGCGTTAAGCCGAACACGCGGGTGACTTTAAGCTGGGAAACCGAGAATGCCGCGGAGGTCTATCTGGGGAATGAGGCCGTCGAGACGTCGGGGAGGAAGAAGGTCCGCCCCTTTTTTGAGACCACCTACACCTTGACCGCCTTAAATGGCGACGAGACGGACAGTGCCACCGTCTCCATCTATTTTAAAGAGGCAAGCGTTGCCTATGAAACAGACGAGGAGTCATTTGGCGGCGGAGAAATCGATGCGGTCTCTTCGTCCGATGACGGCACTCTCCTTGTTCTTGCGGAGGGGAAGGTTTACAAGGGCAAATTCGGCGATGATTTTTCAAAATTGACTCCCAATTCGTCCGTCTCCAAATGGAGCGCCGTCAACATCGATCCGACCGACTCCGATATTCTCTATGCGGGCACCACCGGACGGATCTACCGTTCGTCCAACGGCGGATCGAGCTGGCCGGATGTCGTCCCCGTTCGCCGCAACAATGTCGATCTTGACCTGAATGTAATTTACACATCGCCCGCAAATCCCGATCTGGTCTATATCGGCTTTGAAGGGGGCGTCTTTGTTCTCGATACCGACCGCCAGACTCTCGAACTTGCATCGGATTTGAACACCGAAAGCATCCGTCACTTTGCGGCTGACCAGGACTGTGTCGTTGCGGCGACGAAATCCGGAATCTTCATGTCGTTTAACGAGGGGGACAGTTGGCGCGAAAAAGATGCGGCCGGCTGGGGCGAAATTCATTCACTCGATATTTTTAACGGTGTCCTCTACGTAAGCGCCGAAAAGGGGCTTTATTATGCCGAAACAGACACCCTCTCGAATCCCTCATGGGAAAAAGAAGAGGGGCTTGATGGCCCTGTCTATCAGGCGCTTGCCCGTCAAGAGCCGATTTTTATGGGAGGAGTCGGGGGGCTGGTGCGATTTGCGGCCTCGTCTTTTTTTGAACCGTGGGTGATTTATGCGGCGACCGAGGATGGCGTCTATCGCGGTTCGAACGGCGAATGGGAAGAGGTGAGCGCCGATCCAGCCTATTGGATTATCGAGGACGAAGACCCCGTGTCCGTTTCTGATTCAGCCTTGACAAGTGTCGAACAGACGATTGTCTATTCGGACGAATGTCCCAATCAACCTTCCATCCATACAATTTCCGCTGATCCCGTAAAATTCCCGCTTTGACAGCCGATTTTCTTTCTGTAATTCTTGTTTTTATGCCCGACTTCCTCACACTGGCCTGCGAGGTTGCCAAAGAATCCGGGCGGATTCAGCGTTCAAACCTCGGCAAGGTCCGGCACATCGAGTATAAGGGTGAAATAAATCTCTTAACCGAGGTGGACAAGGCCTGCGAAAAGATGGTCATCGAGCGTCTGCAGGGGGCCTTTCCCGACCATGATATCATGGCGGAAGAGGGGGGCGGCAAGCGGAAGGACTCCGATTACAAATGGATCATCGATCCGCTGGATGGCACCACCAATTTTGCCCACGGGTATCCCCTTTTTTGCACCTCCATCGCCCTCGAACACAAAGGAGAGATTGTCCTGGGGGTGGTCTACGAGCCGAATCACGACGAGCTGTTTTGCGCCGAAAAGGGAGGGGGGAGTTTTTTAAATGAAAAAAGAATCCATGTCTCGCGCGAAAAGGAGATCGGCAAGAGCCTTCTTGCCACCGGCTTTGCCTACGACATCAAAAAAACAAGCAAAAACAATCTCGACCATTTCAAAAACATGCTGATGGCCTCGCAGGCGGTGCGCCGCGACGGCGTGGCGGCAATCGATTTGTGTTATACCGCCTGCGGCCGGTATGACGGCTTCTGGGAGCTCAATCTCTTCCCCTGGGACGTGGCGGCAGGGATACTGGTGATCACCGAGGCGGGAGGGAAAGTGACCGATTTTTCGGGAAAGCCCTTCTCGGTCTATCTGAAGGAAATTTTGGCGAGTAACGGACTGATTCATGAGCAGATGGCGAGTGTACTCAGAAAAAGCGATCGATGAAATCCCCCCTTCCCCCCCTTTGGCAAAGGGGGGCTGGGGGGATTTAAAATACCGACATGCAAAAAATGAATGAACGCATCCAGTCGAAGGCAATTTATAAGGCCTTCGAGTTGATGCGGCAAAAAAAATTCGACGAGTCCGAGGCGGTTCTGACGGAGGGGCTTAAAGAGGCCCAAACGGCGCGCGATCTGGTTTTAACCGCCCTGTTCTATTCCGCCTACGGGGTGCTTTTTAAGCTGAAAAAAGAATACCGCAAGGCCTGGAAGTACTACGAGCAGGCGGAGAAGCTTATTCCCGACGATCCCGCATTAAAGATCATCTCCTCACGTCTTTTGGTTGATTATTTTGGTCAACACGACACAGTCATCCGGAAAATGGAGAAAATTCTCCCCAAATTGGGCAATGACATGACCTTTCTCCATCAGGCCTATACGGTGCTGGGGCTGGCGTACCTCAAAAAAGGGAATAAAAAGAAGGCAGGCGAATGTCTGACAAAATCTGCGGGGAACGATTTTAAGGGATTGCAGTCGGGGGCCAATTTTGATTTTCGGCTGGTGGAGGAGATGATGAAAAAGAAAAACAATCCCGCCGCCTGCCGCGGTTTTTTGGAGAAGGCCCTTGCGTTTGTCAAAGAGACCAAGGAAATCCAGCATGAGAGGATATTGAAACGCCTGCTTGATCTGTTTCCTGCCGGGTAGATTAATCCACGAGACGAAGCTATTTTTAGCGCGTCCGCGATTTTTTCAAAAATAAAGCAACTTTGGGGGTTGCCCAGCCGAAAACCATTCCAGTTGGTTTTTAGGGGAAAATTTATCAGGAGGGGGGGGTATGTCAGCTCAGGTTGCTCTTGTTGCAGAAGGTCAAATTGAACAAATAATTATTTTAATCCGAGGCCAAAAGGTCATGCTCGATGCCGATCTCGCCCGTGTTTACGGTGTTGAGGCCAGACGGGTCAGGGAGCAGTTAAAGCGCAATTTGGCCAAATTTCCCAATGATTTCATGTTCCGGTTGACCAAAGAAGAGCTAATCGAGGTCTCCGCAAATTGCGGACACCTCTCTTACCTGAAATTTTCACCCACGCTACCCTATGCCTTTACGGAGTACGGCGCCATCATGATGGCCAGTGTTCTCAATAGTCCGGTAAAAATCATATCAGGTCTTGACATTGGATCAGATGAAAACAATGGGGTTGGGTCATAACCCTCCTTCGCCCCTCGACAGGCTCGGGACTACGGCCCCAACCCCAACGGGGCCTCTTCGAGGAGGGGCTCCTTTGGGGCAGTGGACAAAACGGATGTCTTGGAGAAAACTAGGGAAAAACTAGGGGACGTTGACTTAACGGAATAACTTTTGAACAAGGCTTTTCGCCTGTGGAGATTGGGCCGGGTTATGGGGTTGTATGAAAAATCACTTCGTATGAAACTCTCCGACTTCGATTATTCCTTTCCCCCCGAACTGGTCGCCCAGCATCCCCTTGAAGAACGGGACGCCTCACGCATGATGGTGCTCAATCGCGCAAGCGGTCTGACCGATCATCATGTCTTCAAAAATTTTCCCGATTATTTCGAAGAAGGGGATGTCCTGGTTTTGAACAATTCAAAGGTCTTTCCGTGCCGTCTGGTCACCGAACGAAAAACGGGGGGACGAGTCGAGGTTTTTCTGCTCCGCGAGGTGAAGCCGAAAGTCTGGTCGTGTCTTGTCTCACCCAACAGGCGGATTAGCGCGGGAAGCCTCTTTCAGTTCTCAGACGATCTGGGAGGGAAGATCCTCGATGAATCCGACGACGTGCGCACAATTCGGTTGTCCTTCGAAAAACCGCTTTTCACCATTCTGGAAAAAATCGGGCATGTGCCGCTCCCCCCTTATATCGGGCGTCCCGATGATGGGAGCGATTTGACCCGATATCAAACCGTTTACGCCGGACCGACCGGATCGGTTGCCGCTCCGACAGCCGGGTTTCACTTCACCCCCCCGATCCTCGAGGCGTTAAAGGGGAGGGGGGTTCAAGTGGTCTCGGTCACGCTTCATGTGGGGATCGGTACCTTCCTTCCGATCCGGACCGAAACGGTAGAAGAACATCGAATGCATGGTGAATTTTATGGAATATCTGAAGAAGTAACTGATATTATTAATGAAAATAAGTCACATGGGGGCCGGATATCGGTGGCTGGAACGACAGTTGTTCGGGCCTTGGAGTCAGCTTGGAGTGAGGGGGGAGTTCGACCGGAAGCCGGTTATACCGAAAAATTCATCCATTCTCCCTATCCTTTCAAAGTGGTTGACCGGCTGTTGACCAATTTTCACCAGCCGAGGTCAACCCTTTTGGTCCTGGTGTCGGCCTTTGCCGGGAGGGAGGCTGTTTTAAAGGCTTACGAGGAGGCGATCTTGGCGAAGTATCGTCTTTTCAGCTACGGCGATTGCATGTGGATCATTTAAATTTGGGGCCCTTTCGGCCCGGTTGTTGCTACTCGCGTCATGGATTTCGCCCGCCAATACTTTGTGGCGGGCCAAACCCCGCGCAAATCACCGGCAAAGCCGGATGATTTGCTTCATTCGCCAAAACTTTGGCGCCCCGGCGGGGGGTTCGCCCCAAAGTTTTTTACTGTTTTTGCCGAATCCTTTTGCCTCCCCCCCTCCCGACAGGCTATAATTTTAGTTGTTGAGAGAACCGACAAATTGTCTGTATGAAGCAACATCTGTTTCGCTTTCCTGTCTTTCTTTTTCTGATTATTGCCTCCGCATGCGCCACAACATCTAAAGAAGTAACGCTTCAATCGGGCGTAGAGGGTCCCGTCCTTCAGACGGAGCCGGTTGTGAAGGTTCTTGTCTCGCGCCGCAGGCGCCACGGGGTTTTGAAAATTCCGATGGAGGATTATCTGGCCGGCGTGATCGGGAGCGAGATGAGTTCGCGCTGGCCGAAAGAGGCGCTGAAGGCGCAGGCGGTGGCGGCCCGTTCCTATGCCCTCTACCGGATGCAGGAGAACCGGCGGGAAGGGAAAAAGTTCGATGTTGTTGCTACCCAGGCGGATCAGGTGTTTCGGCACGGCACGTCAAAGAATCCTTATCTTCAGGAAATTGTCGAATCCACCCGGGGGCAGGTTCTGATGAAAGACGGAAAGGTGGTGGAGGCCTTTTACAGCTCCACCTGCGGGGGACAGCTCCGCTCCGCCCTGATGGCGGGGCTTTCGGCCAGTTCCCCGCTTACCCGTTGTTTAACCGACAATTATTGCAAGGTCTCCCCCTTTAGGAACTGGATGGTCCGGACGCATGTTGCCGAGATTCAAAAGCGGCTGGGGCGAAAGGGAATTCGCGTGAAAAATCTTACCGAGGTGGAGGTCGTGGACCGCGACCCCGCCGGCTATGTGACGAAGGTTGCATTAATCGACGACCGCGGCAAACGGGTGGTTATTTCGGGCGAGCGGTTCCGCTACGCCTTCGGTTCGATGCAGGTCAAGAGCACCCTTTTTGCCTTCACCCATCACAGCCCCACGGTGGACATCACCGGGCACGGCTTTGGCCACGGGGTGGGGATGTGCCAGTACGGGGCCAAGACAATGGCGGAGCGCCACCGGGGCTACAAAGGGATCCTCTCCAAGTATTATCCGGGAATTTCGGTGGTGAAAATATACTAAAAAAAGGCCCGCCATACTTTGTGGCGGGCCTTTGTCATTCCATCGCATGCATTCCTGCTTTATTCTTCCGAGCAGATCGCATCAGCCGAGGAGACCTCCGTATCTTCCAGCTCATCAAAGCTGAAAGAGGTTCCATCCACGCAAACCGTGTCGTCATCGCCAAAATCGGGTTCCGAGGCGTCGCTGGACATGGTGCCCGACATGCTGAAGCCGAGGGTGTGTTCTTCGCCGTTGACGGTGAGGGTGATTCCCGAGCAATCCTCGTCGGTGGAGCAGTCAATGGTCATCTCCAGCGATGACTCGGTTCCCGAGCCTGAAATATCGCAGGTGGCCGTGCCGTCCATCACGACATCGAAGTCGCAAGTGGAACCATCATCCAGTGTCACGCTGGCCGATTCGGTGCATTCTTCAAAGGTAGCCGTTCCAGTCAGGTCGATCTCGAATGTGGTGTCGTTAACGGTAACCGTTCCGGTTGCGGCATTGGTGATGGTGCCGTCAACGGTGCAGGCGATTTCAAATTCTTCATCGATCTCGATCGTCTGTTGCTTGATTCTCCCCCGAATGACCGCTTTTACCGCCTCGGCAACGTTTTCGGAGCCGACCGCCGAATCGCCGGTTCCACCGGCCAAGGTTCCAAGACCCGCCGAGGCCCCCGTTGCCGCCTCCGAATCACCCGCTTCCGGTGTGGCGCCACTGCCGCCAGTGCCGCTATCATCACCGCTGTCACTGCCTCCGCACTGAACGAAAGCAACCAGCGGCAGGATCACGAAAACTGCCAATCCCAAGTTTTTCAGAAAATCCTTCATATTTGTTTCTCCTTAATTTTAGTTTGACGTTTAATCAAATCACTACTTGCCTCTGCAAACTCCGCTCCCAAGCCGCTTCATCCGCCACTGGCGGCGCGGCTTGGGAACCCTCCTTAATTTTGTTAATTTCCTCCTTGACCCAAGGAGGAGGAAGCTTGCATATCATGAAACAGCATGGTAATCCATTGTAAAAAATGACGTACGTTGTCACCGA
The window above is part of the Deltaproteobacteria bacterium genome. Proteins encoded here:
- a CDS encoding SpoIID/LytB domain-containing protein; translated protein: MKQHLFRFPVFLFLIIASACATTSKEVTLQSGVEGPVLQTEPVVKVLVSRRRRHGVLKIPMEDYLAGVIGSEMSSRWPKEALKAQAVAARSYALYRMQENRREGKKFDVVATQADQVFRHGTSKNPYLQEIVESTRGQVLMKDGKVVEAFYSSTCGGQLRSALMAGLSASSPLTRCLTDNYCKVSPFRNWMVRTHVAEIQKRLGRKGIRVKNLTEVEVVDRDPAGYVTKVALIDDRGKRVVISGERFRYAFGSMQVKSTLFAFTHHSPTVDITGHGFGHGVGMCQYGAKTMAERHRGYKGILSKYYPGISVVKIY
- a CDS encoding inositol monophosphatase yields the protein MPDFLTLACEVAKESGRIQRSNLGKVRHIEYKGEINLLTEVDKACEKMVIERLQGAFPDHDIMAEEGGGKRKDSDYKWIIDPLDGTTNFAHGYPLFCTSIALEHKGEIVLGVVYEPNHDELFCAEKGGGSFLNEKRIHVSREKEIGKSLLATGFAYDIKKTSKNNLDHFKNMLMASQAVRRDGVAAIDLCYTACGRYDGFWELNLFPWDVAAGILVITEAGGKVTDFSGKPFSVYLKEILASNGLIHEQMASVLRKSDR
- the queA gene encoding tRNA preQ1(34) S-adenosylmethionine ribosyltransferase-isomerase QueA, encoding MKLSDFDYSFPPELVAQHPLEERDASRMMVLNRASGLTDHHVFKNFPDYFEEGDVLVLNNSKVFPCRLVTERKTGGRVEVFLLREVKPKVWSCLVSPNRRISAGSLFQFSDDLGGKILDESDDVRTIRLSFEKPLFTILEKIGHVPLPPYIGRPDDGSDLTRYQTVYAGPTGSVAAPTAGFHFTPPILEALKGRGVQVVSVTLHVGIGTFLPIRTETVEEHRMHGEFYGISEEVTDIINENKSHGGRISVAGTTVVRALESAWSEGGVRPEAGYTEKFIHSPYPFKVVDRLLTNFHQPRSTLLVLVSAFAGREAVLKAYEEAILAKYRLFSYGDCMWII
- a CDS encoding ComF family protein, giving the protein MFLGKRILSLLLPQTCRVCGCLLKDSAKLCSDCFSKIRWIREPLCTVCGRPFESSVAVSHPCPDCLEKKPAFDRHRSCVLYEEPVNRLLHRLKYSAGLDVTGVFAGWFQKIIAEQETIPDYLIPVPLSTGRLRRRSYNQSVELARHISRQTGIPVLIHSLQKIRDTVPQTELPREERIKNLKGAFAWKDKKTLLKGKNVLLVDDVFTTGSTLMACASVLKSQKPADIGAMTIAFNLPK
- a CDS encoding ORF6N domain-containing protein, yielding MSAQVALVAEGQIEQIIILIRGQKVMLDADLARVYGVEARRVREQLKRNLAKFPNDFMFRLTKEELIEVSANCGHLSYLKFSPTLPYAFTEYGAIMMASVLNSPVKIISGLDIGSDENNGVGS